The following is a genomic window from Hemitrygon akajei chromosome 6, sHemAka1.3, whole genome shotgun sequence.
agaggagatatcaggggtgagttctttactcagagagtggtgagtgcgtggaatgggctgccagcggcggtggtggaggcggatacgatagggtcttttaagagacttttggataggtatatggagctcagaaaaatagagggtatgggtaacctgaggtaatttctcatgttcagcacagctttgagggctgaagggcctgtattgtgctgtaggttttctatgtttctatccacaAAGCAGAAAAAGACCTGAAGAACGAATGACAGAAAAGTGTTAGAGCCCCTCTTTCCTTCCACGGACAAGCAGCAGCGAAGCATCAGTGCTCCCCACCTCCCCACTTATTCCAGCAGAAAGCCtcagcaccccccaccaccacccaccaagcaagtaACAGCAAAGAGACCATCACTTAGAGTCCATCAGAAACCCCAGCAGTTCAATATCCCTCACTGGTGAGGGAGGGAGAAGCATCACTCCTGCCACAGAGAGGGGAGTCCAACAGCTTGCTGTTTTGACATTACAATCTGTACATTACACCaccaactttatttttatataattctttataattgttgaatggtgttgctttcacaccaacacaccacagcaaattcctaataccaTCCCAATTGATGGTGAATAAGATTGATTCTTGATCcttgaactgcttttcccaaagaataGTGAacatgtggaattctctgcccagagagggagtggatgcttCCTCGTTAAACATATTTAAGATGCAGTTAGTTAGATTTTTGTATAAAGGgggaatggatggttatgggaTAAGGCATGTAGGTGGCCAGACCAGCCactggggttctaacgtttttctgtcattcattctttgggttttttctttttcatgaatgtctgtgaagagtaagaatttcaggttgtatactgtatacattttctgatattaaaatggaaccattgaaccatcttattgaaaggtggagcaggcttgatgggccaaatggccgactcctgctcctagaTCTCATGTTCTTATGCAACATCATCTCTTGCTCTCACAGTGCCCGGGTTGCAAATCCCTACTGCAGAGGCTGGACCTGACGAACCTCTGCATGAAGTGTCCATTCTGCTCGGAGACGAAGGGGGAGGCCTTCCAGTTCTGCTGGGCTTgcctgaggaagtggaagggaggcTCGTGGCAAGGGGACAGCTGTGCAAACGAATCTTGCCACATTGTGGCCCTGCTCCAGTGCTGTGAGGAGATTTTGAACCCTGCCCTGACGGTGAACGGCTGCCCCTCCATTCGGGCCTGCCCACAATGCAAGGCCCTGGTAGCACACAGCGGAGGCTGCAAGTACGTCACCTGCAGGAACTGCACCAACCGCTTCTGCTTCCGCTGCCTCGAAAGCTTCAATGCCTGCTACAGCGCCCAGCCCAACTGGTACCACCGGGCAAGGTGTGACAAGCCCAAGGCAGCAAGGCAGACGTTTGCCTCAGAATCAGATGcatctcccctccccatccactgAACCCTTCTCAGCACCCCCTCACCACCGGCTCTTCCTTCCCATGTCTCCTGTAACCCGAGGTCCTGCAGTCCCCACATCCCCAGCGCAGACGCCATGGTGGGCAGTGGGGGCACCATGAGCAGGTGAGTGTGGGGATAGGATTATCACTgatgggagtgggagaggggtgaagaggtaCTGGTGGAGGGTGTGACTTGGCTAGTGTGAGATTGGACTGATGGGTAACTGGTACAGTTGGGGTGATGACCTGGGTAGGGTGAAGAGTCAGGGAGGGATGAGgagttggggaggggtgaggagttGGAGAGGAGTGATGAGTTGGAAAGAGGTGAGGAGTCGGGAAGAGGTGAGGAGTCTGGGAGTGGTGCTGAGTCAGGGAAGGGTGAGGAATCAGAAGGGTAATGAGCTTGGGAGAGGTGAGGAGTTGAGATGAAGAGTTGGAGAGGAGTGATGAGTTGGGAAGAGGTGAGGAGTTGGGGAGAGAGGAGTTGGGGTGGGATGAAGAGTCTGGGATGGGTGAGGAATCAGAGAGGTGAGGGATGAGGATGTaccgtcaaaggttacagggagaacgcaTGACAAtggatgagagggaaaataaatcagccatgattgaatagtggagcagactcaatgggctgaatggcctaactctgtctTATGGAGCTGAGGGGTGGggtttgggtcagtgtgagggtagtggtgtggggggggggggtggaaatcgGAAACTCAAATGTGCCAGTTGCCAGAAGAGCAGGTCTGAGGGTGGGAGTCCCACAGTGAGTGACTCACCTCCTGAGCAACCAGAGCTTCTCCCCATCCACAAGGCACCATCAGTAGTGATGAGGAGCACTGTCCACTTGCCTGGAGCTCTGCACTGAGGAAAGCTTGACACTGTTTggattgttatgaatgtaccatggctctgaggggccgaagggtacgggaccagccccctccttctggagaatcgcaagatcgctattaattcgggtcttggacccaggaaatgagagacaatgcaacggatttgaccattgttcgtagaggcacctgtgtgaattgcaactctatagtacgtgccagctatcagggacatggacaccctcgagCAATGTGGTGTGGAGATTgaatcaccctaccttgattgacatttacaaatctgccagccatgataaaaaggagactgcaggaggcggtactccagcgacgcaccagacggagacaccatcgctcatcgctcccgtaaggaagGGAAGCTGTTCGAGAGTCActtgtgattcggttcccctagcttgtGACACGCGTGGCTGATAACCCcaaaaaggattccgaactgacaacggggaactcacgttcccgattcaacgcttttgagtccagaaggctggccagtttattttctctctccaacccgtgaacacccagcggtccctgaaacggctaaaagcctccatgaactggcgagacttttatatttccatcggacaatatttttacccctagacaaacgatagagctacttcttattgttgattactactatacccgcgctttagattgagtattaacgacgtatattatctgaatgtttgtattaaccttacttttgtgcccctttaaaaataaaaacatttaaaaatagtaccatcagacttcagtggacctctctatctttgctggtaagtgacccagttacggggttcgtaacaggatGATGAAGCCTGCTCGAATGCAGCGGTCAATTCCCATCCAGGCTGCGCCTACAGCGCTTGAGAAACCCGAGGTCTCCTAGTCCTTCATGatcactgggtctaaatcctCAATCGTCTTCCTCAAAGGCACTTGTGGACATGATATGTTGGTGCTGGGATGTGTGGCAGCACTGgcggctgtccccagcacatccttaggttgcgtTGGTTATTAATGCAATGACACAGCAATGTACATGCGATAAATAAAGAATATAAACCTGAAACACAAGGTTGCTGCCGGTCGCTCTTCTTTGATCCTCCTGGCTTCAAACCTCCACTTGACAGATTTTCCATCAGGACTTTGCACTGTAACACAGTGATATATTTATGATTAGTGGATTGTGTTGCTTGTGGTGGGTGCAGAGTATTAACAATAAGCCAATAAGTCatgcctccaagaggaccacacctTGTTGAAGGATTGGGAGCttatgtgcctcagtgacccagagagccatgttggcaggagtcagggctttatgctttggctcttggtagggtcacccatgccaaacaagtcaaagggtagaggccagactaagagtggtccaccggtcctccaggttcgggggttcagctcagtgctaacaaccctgactggtcaaacaaaactgttctggaaacagcaatgaagaatccttctgtggTGAacgacatatacctgtctggacacccccccccccccccaccccgctgactgctcctgtggctccttccactgaccgtggctcctcccacagaccccggtataaaggcgattggagacactacTCCTCCCTCAGACTCCAGGAtggcattttggcaggaataatccaaatagaacatacagggtaaatggtagggcattgaggaatgcagtggaacagagagatctaggaataacagtgcatagttccctgaaggtggagtctcatgtagatagggtggtgaagaaggcttttggaacgctggcctttataaatcagagcattgagtacagaagttgggatgtaatgttaaaattgtacaaggcattggtaaggccaaatttggaatattgtgtacagttctggtcaccgaattataggaaagatatcaataaattagagagagtgcagagacgatttactaggatgttacctgggtttcagcacttaagttacagagaaaggttgaacaagttaggtctctattcattggagcgtagaaggttgaggggggatttgatcgaggtatttaaaatgttgagagggatagatagagttgacgtgaataggctgtttccattgagagtaggggagattcaaacgagaggacatgatttgagagttagggggcaaaagtttaagggaaacacgagggggtatttctttactcagagagtgatagctgtgtggaatgagcttcctgtagaagtagtagaggccagttcagttgtgtcatttaaggtaaaattggataggtatatggataggaaaggagtggagggttatgggctgagtgcgggtaggtgggactaggtgagattaagagttcggcacggactaggagggccggaatggcctgtttccgtgctgtgattgttatatggttatatggttatatgttgtgtggtggtcaattgctgcttgttctttcttccagtcaataaaagctgatatctcaccTCCCGTCTcaagagagttattgatggtgcatcaattttattgactggaagttttaaaacatggaaagtattttatgtCTGGAAAaattagatttggacccccaaactccagaagcagctcttgcctttgaactctggcttgcatgcttccaatcatacttggaggaggttcgtgcgacTGAGCCCActattatgcacagaattctcctctcgagggtcaccccgaaagtttactcacttatcagggacctgccgacctaccaaggggcactggacaccctcaaaagacagtacctgcggccggtgaacaccgtctacgcaagacatcgcttagcgacgcggtgACAGCGACTCGATGAGACGAGCCCTGCGTTTCTCCGAGCCCTTCAGACACTCATccgaacttgcgactgcaaagctCTGACAGCGGAACAACATGTGGAGCTGCTAGtatgagacgccttcgttacggggatcaggtcagtgtatgtgctccagcgactgctggaaaatgccgatcttaccttacgcttggCGATCGAGACtgctgacacgctggaggctgctctgcacaatgctgatgctgtccaggcGCGCGACCCcctgccggttccgtggacacctcagaccccaccACCGccagttcccgcgagcgaattcgccagcGCCACTGCCAGTcgtgattccacgaactccccaaacccgaccacagctgctgccagtcgcaagtccgcgcaatgttacttctgcggactcgaaaagcacccccgaaaacgctgcccggcccgagaagcgacctgctccagctgcgggaagaagggccatttcgccaaggtctgtaagtctgaaccacgagcggggtcgggcagcgctgcgtgtgaggcatgggggccgccatcttggtcgccgccatcttgcctgcccgcctcgtgcgaggcatgggggccgccatctttgttggcgccacctcgccccgcccccgacccaccggtgcttaccgggcaccaagacggcggttcaactctggcctccgtaaccctcgaccaaagcgccccacaccagcttgcaaggtcaatgatggacatcctggtggaggggcacaggactagctgcctgtttgacacgggcagcactgagagttttattgacccggacacggtgcaacgctgcggactcgtgacacggccagtaagccagagggtcaccatggcttctgggtcgtattccacagacatccgggtgggttgtgtagcgacattggtggtgcagggcacagaatatcggaactttgcgctactggtcatgcctcaactgtgcgcgcctgtactattggggctggacttccagagccacctc
Proteins encoded in this region:
- the LOC140729268 gene encoding E3 ubiquitin-protein ligase RNF217-like; translated protein: MELRVTHNAVSATGIQQTRTLCEHFHWSRQLRQNVKSRLATGETDITCPKCGQVWAWQEVRSLHLLTKRDQLLYEKKLSQMMSRITDTYKKCPGCKSLLQRLDLTNLCMKCPFCSETKGEAFQFCWACLRKWKGGSWQGDSCANESCHIVALLQCCEEILNPALTVNGCPSIRACPQCKALVAHSGGCKYVTCRNCTNRFCFRCLESFNACYSAQPNWYHRARCDKPKAARQTFASESDASPLPIH